The Acetomicrobium sp. S15 = DSM 107314 genome window below encodes:
- a CDS encoding MogA/MoaB family molybdenum cofactor biosynthesis protein — protein sequence MRLLRLFHGDNRQDAFMCYLHRGKEGETLVDGKSKVVYAGLPTPSLPEDEALFMIVSRDDGVDVGHYLSFGDGAPLLSVTQVDEREEGTFIALDVVADGFVALSNRCHWWFPITAGVLTVSDKGSRGERIDTAGPALTKLLPRIGARTIARAIVPDEIEEITNVLREWSSGSKVDLILVTGGTGLSPRDVTPEALMSVGDRVVPGLGEYMRWATSLSTPRSILSRGIAVTKGKSLIIALPGSERGATECFRALMPTLRHAVEMLSGRGGECAHSHH from the coding sequence ATGCGCCTGCTTCGACTCTTTCACGGTGACAATCGTCAAGATGCATTCATGTGCTACCTCCACAGAGGCAAAGAAGGAGAAACGTTGGTCGACGGCAAGAGCAAGGTTGTCTACGCTGGGCTTCCTACCCCCTCTTTACCGGAGGACGAAGCCTTATTCATGATCGTGTCGCGCGACGATGGCGTAGATGTCGGACATTACCTTTCGTTCGGCGATGGAGCGCCGCTCCTATCGGTCACGCAGGTCGATGAAAGAGAAGAAGGAACTTTTATAGCGCTCGATGTGGTCGCGGATGGCTTTGTGGCTCTATCGAACCGCTGCCACTGGTGGTTTCCGATAACGGCGGGAGTTTTGACCGTAAGCGATAAAGGCAGCCGCGGTGAACGGATCGATACAGCGGGTCCGGCGTTGACCAAGCTGCTTCCAAGGATAGGGGCAAGGACAATAGCGCGCGCGATAGTTCCTGACGAGATAGAAGAGATCACCAACGTGCTCAGGGAGTGGAGCAGCGGGTCAAAGGTGGATCTTATCCTGGTAACCGGCGGAACGGGTCTATCTCCTCGCGACGTTACGCCGGAGGCTTTGATGAGCGTTGGCGACAGAGTCGTGCCCGGTCTTGGCGAATACATGCGCTGGGCCACGTCGCTTTCCACTCCGAGGTCAATCCTGAGTCGCGGCATCGCTGTCACTAAGGGTAAAAGCCTCATCATTGCGCTCCCGGGGAGCGAAAGAGGCGCCACAGAGTGTTTTAGAGCTTTGATGCCCACCCTTCGCCATGCTGTGGAAATGCTTTCCGGAAGGGGAGGAGAGTGTGCCCACAGCCATCATTGA